From the genome of Pseudomonas sp. FP453:
GCCCAGCGGGCGATTTCATTGGTGAAGAAGCTTTGATCGGGCTTGCCGAAAAGCAGGCCCAGCACCTTTTGCTGGGTAACGGTGAAAAGTGCAGCGCTGAGCGACAAGGTGTGCATGGCAGAGGCCAATCAGTCCCAAAAAGGGAACGATAGGTCCCTTTTTGGGAACGATCAAGCTTTAAGCCGCAGATGAGGGGGAAATCTGTTCCAGCGCTCGATCCACCAACAACTGCCCAAGCTCGGCCATTTGCTGGATCCCGAGCATGATTGCGCGCTGGGAGGTGTCCAGGTCGAAGGCCAGGTTGCAGGTCATGGCGTTGAGGGACGACAGGGTTTCGCTGGCGTTGACCAGCAGGGCTTCGGTTTCTTGATTGGGATTGATGGTGAAGATATTGGATGAGAGTGGCTTCGACATGATGCGCGGTTCCTTAATGGATCAGTCAGGAACGCCTTTAGACGTAGGCGTCGTGTACGCCTAAACAGATTTTTCGGACTTGCACGTCCGTGTCACCGTTTTTCGCGATGACGGGACGAAGACTAGGCGCGCCGACTGCACGCGACAAGTTCATGCCTGGCCCAAAATCTTGCAGGAAAAATCCGAGGCATCGCCCACCGTCGCACAGCAC
Proteins encoded in this window:
- a CDS encoding DUF6124 family protein, with amino-acid sequence MSKPLSSNIFTINPNQETEALLVNASETLSSLNAMTCNLAFDLDTSQRAIMLGIQQMAELGQLLVDRALEQISPSSAA